One Pseudochaenichthys georgianus chromosome 4, fPseGeo1.2, whole genome shotgun sequence DNA window includes the following coding sequences:
- the ubxn6 gene encoding UBX domain-containing protein 6: MKKLFDGIKKDMKFKTAGPGKKLTDDTSTKPDVMQSGSGARPNRHGPSEGSQRAGAAALARIEQIPRPKVGTSQDAIRNQVKRELEAASLAEKDKAESEERSKVPVMAPACLSVSGVYFTCPLTGATLAKSDRDVHIKEAILMRFEEDPVEASVMMIHTFNKDRDKVKAAIDIMSKYIENICKNPTEEKYRKIKLGNKVYQEKVRSVEGSREFLEALGFTSIMLPVEGKEEDEEFLVLLEYSPDALELMQERRDRLQRGEPVRAQLDRQPQVFRSSPNAQRFELPPEFYNMTSEELKKEQLQRSELVEKNAMLRTKVMREKEEQRERRKYNYTLLRIRLPDGSLLQGTFYAWDRLPVLFAFIRESLVDGWQPFELIAPGGQKLQESEEVALAECNLVPAALLTFAWDAAVQADIAAAGGKSPALLKPSLLETIRTLS, from the exons ATGAAGAAGCTTTTTGATGGCATTAAGaaagacatgaagtttaaaacgGCGGGACCCGGGAAGAAACTAACTGACGACACAAG TACCAAGCCTGATGTGATGCAGAGCGGCTCCGGTGCCAGGCCGAATCGCCATGGTCCCAGTGAAGGGTCCCAGAGGGCTGGAGCCGCCGCCCTGGCTAGAATTGAACAGATTCCCCGGCCAAAGGTCGGCACCTCGCAGGATGCCATCAGGAACCAGG TCAAGAGAGAACTGGAGGCGGCGTCACTGGCTGAAAAAGACAAGGCAGAATCAGAGGAG AGATCCAAAGTGCCAGTGATGGCTCCCGCCTGTCTCTCAGTGTCAGGTGTGTATTTCACCTGTCCGCTAACCGGAGCCACTTTAGCTAAGAGTGACAGGGATGTACACATTAAAGAGGCCATTTTAATG CGGTTTGAGGAGGATCCCGTGGAGGCCTCTGTTATGATGATCCACACATTTAACAAAGACCGAGACAAAGTAAAGGCTGCTATCGACATTATGAGCAA GTATATTGAAAATATATGTAAGAATCCCACTGAGGAGAAATACAGGAAGATTAAACTCGGCAACAAGGTGTACCAG GAGAAAGTTCGTTCTGTGGAGGGCAGTAGAGAATTCCTGGAGGCCCTGGGCTTCACAAGCATTATGCTTCCTGTAGAGGGGAAAG aggaggacgaggagttCCTGGTGTTACTGGAGTACAGCCCTGACGCCCTGGagttgatgcaggagaggagggACCGTCTCCAGAGAGGAGAGCCAGTGAGAGCTCAGCTGGACAGACAGCCGCAAGTGTTCAGATCGTCTCCCAACGCTCAGCGCTTCGAGCTGCCGCCGGAGTTCTACAACATGACATCGGAGGAGCTCAAGAAGGAACAACTGCAGAG GAGTGAGCTGGTGGAGAAGAACGCCATGCTGCGCACTAAAGTCATGAGGGAGAAGGAGGAGCAGAGGGAgagaaggaaatacaactacACTCTGCTCCGGATCCGACTGCCTGATGGATCCCTGCTTCAGG GGACCTTCTATGCGTGGGACCGGTTGCCCGTGCTGTTTGCCTTCATCCGGGAGTCTTTGGTGGACGGCTGGCAGCCCTTTGAGCTCATCGCTCCTGGAGGCCAGAAACTACAGGAGTCTGAAGAGGTGGCTCTCGCAGAGTGTAACCTG GTCCCTGCAGCTCTGCTCACGTTTGCCTGGGATGCGGCCGTTCAGGCGGATATTGCAGCTGCGGGTGGGAAGAGCCCCGCTCTACTCAAACCCTCCCTGCTGGAAACCATCCGGACCCTGAGCTAA